One Aegilops tauschii subsp. strangulata cultivar AL8/78 chromosome 2, Aet v6.0, whole genome shotgun sequence genomic window, ATTTTGTTCTACTCGAATATCAAATTTCTTTGGGAAAATCTCACTTGTTGTAAAAAGTCATGGCATTTTTTTTGCTATGGGTATAATTTAATCAGGTCAAAAAAAAATCCATTTTCGGTATTCTTTTCAACTTCTGTTACACGTTGGTATTTATATATCTCGGCACATGGCAATATTTCCCTTTTTGTAGATAATGGCAATTTTGTTCGGTTTTTGTTGCTCCAAGCTGGGGCTTTTTTCGGCGCTCAAACTTGAGCCGTTTTTGGCCCATTTATTTCTTCCCACATGAGACATGTCATTATTAGCGATGGGTTCGTGTTGGGGAATACGTGAGATACATAAAATTCAGAAGAATAGATGAGTGATTCATACACAGCATCTATTTCTTTTCCTTTCGCAAATAAttacacagagagagagagagagagagtagagCGAACGAAAACGTTCGATGTGGCATCCGCCTAGACCGAACGTTCGGTCATTATCGGACACATTATCGGGGGTCCAGAAGTGCCTTTTCGGTCCGCATTTGTATTAATACGTTTTGTGTCGATGTTGCACTTATATTCAGTGTTTCCTAAAATAAATTGTTTATGTTTCTCAGGaggaaaaaaaatcatataatCAGCGAACGGGGAGACGGCGATGCAGGCGGAGCGGCCTGCGAGGCGACGCGTTTGTCACGCGAAAGCCATGGCCGCGTCACGTGAAACGCCTCAGCACGCCACGGCAGTGACCAGTCCGTCCACCCATCCATCCGCCCATCACTGCCCCACCACCGCGCGAACACGTGCCCCGCTGGCGCCGCGCGTGCCGCCGCGCCTCGCTGGCGCGAGCCtggccgcgcagcgcctcgcacGTTTCGTCCTCCGACGTGGCGCCCTGCGACCCCGGTCAGTCAGTCCGTGGCCCACGCGGCCCGCCGGGGCCCGCGCACCAGCACCTTCCCTGGATCCCGTGCCGCGCCCTCTTGCCTTGGCTCGCAAGGAAAGACAGAGACCACTTCCCCCCTCCGGCCCCACCGCCTTTACCATTGGCCCAGCCCAACCCAACCGCCTTCAGTCCCCTGTATATAACCCCCCGCTCCCCCCCTTCTCCCCGTCCCAATTCCAATTCCCCTCCCCACAGACTTCCGAGCCACGCCACCGCCGATGCCCACCGAGACCAGGCGCTTCTAGTCTGCTAGTCTAGTCCAGAGGCTCGGAGCGATGGGCGAGATGGAgtcgacctcgccgccgccgggagcgGGCGGCGCGGTGCTGCAGGTGGTGTTCGTGGACGGCGAGCGGAGCGTGGACCTGGGCACGGTCACCGTGCAGCCGTCGCTGGGCGTGCGGAAGCTGCAGGCGGTCGTGGCGGACCGGGTGGGCGTCGCGCCGCAGCAGATCTCGGCGTCGCTGGCCCGGCCCCGCCGCCAGCGCCGCGTGCCGCTCGACGAGGGCgccgacctcgccgccgccgtggcccGCGAGGGCGCGGGCTGCTACGTCCTCGCCGGGCTCCGCCGCTCGCGCCGCGACCGCCGCGGGGGCCGCTCCAGGCGCGACAGGaagggcgcgggcgcggggccTCAACAGCCGCTGCTGATGGCGCCGACGGCTGCCTCGGAGCGGACCATCCTCAAGCGGCTCCCGTCGACGGATCTGGCGTCCCTGGCGGGCGCCGCGTCCCCGGTGGCGGCGTTCGGCGGGTGGGACTACGAGGCGCAGCTGCGGGAGCTGCAGCGGCAGCACGAGTGGTACATGATGAGCACCGCGGCGCCGGATCCGTACCTCCTCCCGCCGCTCCTCGACGACCCGCCGGCGGCGCTCTGGCCGGCGCGCCCCTCGACGCCCTGCCCCGACTGCGAGGCCGCGGCCGCGCTGGGCCTGCGCGAGCCGGCGTTCCACTGGTGCGTGCGCGACGCGGTCACCGTCGGGTTCCGCTCCCCGGTCGGCCCAATCGAGCGCCCGTCCGCCGCCAGGAGATCCCCGTCCCAGACGCCGTCCCcgaccccgtcgccgccgccgtttgcGCCCGCCACCGGTCGCCATCTGCCGTCCTTCCTCCACCCCGGCCTGACGCCGCTCTGCTACTAGCCGCCCGCCCGTCCGCCCGTCGGTTAATTAGAAGAAAGTGTAGTAGAAAAGCAAAAGGGGGATTGAATTGGGCGTGGTTGCGTGCGGGGTTTGTGCAGTgggggaggaggagcagaggacaAGCGATGTTGACGACTTcagagaagagaagagaggagGCTGCCTGCGCGGTGCCCGGCTGGACACGTTCCGGCTGGGCTGGCTGGATGGAAGAtttctttctgtttttttccGTGTTTTGCTGGGGTGGTTGGGCTGTGCCGTGGTAGTGCTGTGTGACAGCTGGTGGGGTGCGCGTGTCCGTCCGGGCTGTTGGACGAGTCCGCAGATCCATCCCTCCATCCCTCTGGAATGCTCCtctgttttttcttttcctttttctttgttTAGTGAGAGAGAGATagtgagtgagagagagagagtgccCCTAGTGGATTATGGGGCGATATTGGTAGTTGTTTCTGGTATATCGAAGTGGTATATGCAGAAGATGAATTTCACCGTGCCAGCAAACCGTGTTCCCTATGATATTTTACCTTCTTTTCCTCTGATATTTCCTTCACACCACACCAAGAGCTGGAGGCAGGCAACGTGGAAAATGGGCGTTGGTTTCCACGCCGAGGCTGATGTGTTACTGCTGCCGTGTGACGTTGAGCGATTGCAGACGGCGACGTAGTACTACGTGAAGTTGTTATTCCCCGTTCTAGGAAGGTGGCGAAAATTCACCCGTAAATTGACCACCCAATTTCCCGTTCATTTCTAGGATATTTATAAGCGTACGCGCGATGGCGACGCTATTCTCCGTGGATGGAATACACCGGCCGGCCGGATGCAGCCGCCTCCGTGGATCAAAACACCGAACCCTAGCTAACACATGTGGTAAGCAATCCAAACAACTAAAAAAACCGAACCCTAGTTAGCAAAACAATCGAAATCAAAATCGTAGAGCAGTGGGCTACGTTACGTATTGTCCGTGAAACCGCTGCCATCTGTCGACGGCCGGCTCCTCCAAGTGCGTGTTCATGGGCCTTACGGAAACAGTGGTGTGTGTACCGCCGTCGCCGTGGATTTTCACTTGGTGACGGCTCCAAGGCTGAGTACAGCGCAAGCTTCACAAAGGGTACTCTGACTACCAACCACCATGGAGGGCAGGAAAAGTCAACCTTGGAATGGAAAATTATATACTCTTGCAAGACAAGTCTCGTGTGCAAAGTCAACCTTGTATTTTGCTCTTGCCAAGCTTGGGCACGCATTCCCTGATAGGTCCGACATGATCCCACTTCTGTGTGTAGAACCGCTGCAGCTTGATTTTTTTTCTCTTCTTCCCAAGATCCCCTGCTTCTTTTTGCTCTAGTTAATGATCAGGGTTGGTTTTCTTTTTACTTCTTCCGTCCGCAAATACTTACAAAAAATGGATGTATTTCTAAGTATTTTCGAACGGACGAAGTATATATGTGCAGATGATTCCACTGGTCCCACTGCGCTAGTGGCAGCCACAAAAAGGTGCCTACTCAATTGACGCGCTCTAAACGGGACTAATTTTCTTTACAAGTATATTTAAGGTTTAAGCGCACGCTTGATAGGGACGCATATTCACAATGCATATCCAGTTGCAGCACTAACCCGAACCCACTGAACTCGTTTATTGTGTGAGCTCAACCCTCGTGACACGATAATTATGAGAGCAATCCTCGCCATCTGCCGCCAGCCAACTGTTCCTTGGGCACACGAAGCTGCCCGTATTTCTTTCTCATCTACTCCCTttgtcccataatgtaagacgttttttgacactacatcAGTGTAAAAAAACGTtctatattatgggacggagggagtactatcaTGGTGCGGACCAGACCACCACCCGGCGACTATTGGAAAGGAACAAACAACACTTGCAAGTAGGGTTAGAAATGAAAATTTTGAAGGTCCGCATATTTCAGCGGGGTCCAAAATAATTTTTACCCCGAATTTTTCAAAACAGATTCAGACTGATTTCAACATAAACATAAATTAGATTTGAGTTTATTAAAATTAAGTGAACTTTGAAATGTCAAAATCTGAAATGATTTTAGAAATATGCAAAGTTTTAaatttttgcatatttcgatgACGTTTGAAATTATTTTGTTTCCGAAAAGACATTGCTTGCAAGGCGAGTTTACATAAGAGGAAAAGAAGTTGCAAGGCATGGAAGTAACGGTTCATTTTCCCGAGCGTTGGCCACTGACCATCATGAAGTATGTATGAAAAAGTCGACCATAGGATCTAGTACCACCCTTTTAAGTCAACATTTGGGGACTTGGAGAATCTCCATAGTTGCTCAACTGTCGCGCTGAAATTTCCACCCGCAGTCCCATGCGACTGCCGTCACCACTAAATCCGGCGGCCTCCGGCTGAATCCGCAACAGCCGGACGCAGCTGCTGCCGGACCCACCTCCTCCCGTCGCCACCGCATCCACCAAATCGCACCCGTAGCTGCCCATCATCACCATGCGGCTGAAGCAAAAATCGAAGAACAAGGCCGGCTTGAAAGGGGTGTGGACGCTAAATTATGACCGCTACGTCGTTGAGTTGCAGTTCAATGATCAGCGGTACTGACTCGGGACGTTCAGGCGGTGGAGATAGCCATGTGCCTACGACATCAACACTTGGTGGTTTGGCCGACGGCACGAGGAGATGAACTTCCCGGAGATCGCATCCAGGGAGAATGCAGAGTTCGTCGGTGAGGCTGCCTGGTCGAAGTGATATATGCAGATGACGCAAGATGAA contains:
- the LOC109782392 gene encoding uncharacterized protein; amino-acid sequence: MGEMESTSPPPGAGGAVLQVVFVDGERSVDLGTVTVQPSLGVRKLQAVVADRVGVAPQQISASLARPRRQRRVPLDEGADLAAAVAREGAGCYVLAGLRRSRRDRRGGRSRRDRKGAGAGPQQPLLMAPTAASERTILKRLPSTDLASLAGAASPVAAFGGWDYEAQLRELQRQHEWYMMSTAAPDPYLLPPLLDDPPAALWPARPSTPCPDCEAAAALGLREPAFHWCVRDAVTVGFRSPVGPIERPSAARRSPSQTPSPTPSPPPFAPATGRHLPSFLHPGLTPLCY